A region of the Esox lucius isolate fEsoLuc1 chromosome 10, fEsoLuc1.pri, whole genome shotgun sequence genome:
TTCATGGTTATCCAAATGGAAATGAATAACTCCCCCCAATGGGTTATTAACAAACCTATGCTGAGCTTTTATTGTGGTTAACAAAGGACTGGCAAAGATACCTAAAATACAGAGACCGTAGGGAAGAACATCCAtgtgaaatggaaaacaaaatcagcATGCTCCAGTCCTGATGTGGCCTACATTCCAAATGGTACCCCATTCCATTTGTAGTGGCCATCTTTTGACCTGGACCCATTGGGTGCTTGTCTGAAGTGGTACATTATGTAGGCAATaggggtgccatttggaccaTGTACATATCCAAACCCATGctgtttcagtacagtgaagtgACCCACATTCCCTTATTTAAATCAATGTATCCCCTGGTCTCATGCACTGATGTCGGAAGGAAATAGCGCAGTCCAATTTAACACAGCCTGAGGCTCTCGTAGCATGTGCCAATTAGTTCCCGCGTCAATAACGATAATGTTAACGGACATCACACCGCAGGAGGGCATGGAGCTCATGTTGTTGTTAGTCTGCTCCTCTGACACAAGGCATTTGTTAAAACACAAAAGCGACTACTGATTTTGTGGGAGGGGGGAAAGGAGACAGTACTACAGTACAACAGTCCACCAAGAGGGCAATCGGTAACGACAGCTATTAAGGTCAGTAAACAATACCCCAGTAAGAAAAAGCAGGCCTCTGCAAAACATCTTATCTATATTCTACTGATGTGATTTACTAGGATGCGCTGGATTATTGCAGCCTCTTTTACTTGGTTCTATCGTCACAGCGGCTGCTGAAACAGGTGTGTTTGGACATAGGTTGGCAGGAGCGCACTAGTGCAGTGCCATCCTCATATGGTTCTCATGCCCACCACACACTGTTTGGCCTAACACAACCCAGCTACATATTCATCCCTAAGCCATAGGAATAGCCTAACTGCTCTTGCTGTAGGCGGAATAACCACACATGCtcgcttgcacacacacacacatacacacatacacacataacagtacagtacaacacactCTCATCCTGGGCACACAGTCAGTCATTGCAGCCGTCTCATGGCCACATAACCAGCGacagacaggaaacagagggttCCTGTTTGTTGCAATTGTTCTCTGTGgttctctcttgtctctcttcACGTTACTCAGAGTTGGAGTTATATATCTGTCTATATCTCGCAAAAGAAAACACTCAATATctcttttgttctttttcaaCAGCTATCTCTGACTCATCTCTGACTTGTAATAAAATCACCATTTACAGTATGTTCAAAAACTAATTGTTCAGCTTTATGTCTCTCTGGAGTCATGAGTCACATCGCCTCTTTCCTGAGTTACTGATATAGTATCTgcgttctttctctctctctgtacctctgTGCCTCCCTGTTTCCCTTCAAGCTGTGATTTCAATGCTGCAGGGAAATGGGGGactctgttttgaatgtggGAAGCGGTCGGAGGTGTTGGAGGATTGAAGGAACGTCTGGATGAGCATCTGGATTCAATACATCACTCAGGTCATCAACTGTTCAACCTGCACCTGCAAATGCCCTTCTCCCAACGCCTTCCCTTCTCAATCTCATGCCCCCGCTCTGTCTGCTCCCCTCTCAGCTCCCCTCTCAGCTCCTCTGCACTCCACAGACTAATCCTCTCTGTTTATTtactccccatctccctcctaACAATCCTCTCTCAACCTAGTCTTTCTCACTCCCAAACTCTCCATTACCTCCCTGCCCGCTACTTGTCTCCCTTCCAACCTCTCTCTTCAtgctctcccctctccccccttgccttcctccctccctcccattctCTCCCACTTCCCCTCTCCCACAACCACTCACTCCACTGTTTCTCTGTACAGCCTCTCCCCTCCcggttcctctctctccccttccagGCAGGCtgttgtgtattgtgtctgCCAGCCCTTCTGTGCTGGAGCGCAGGTTTCCTGACTACAGGAACAGGAGCTGGCAGAGCAACACACTGAGAAACGCCAGCATGGCTGTTCCCACTGAGACTCACGCACACAGCTACTCGCACTGACGTAACATGGGCAACTGCGCTTCAcccaacagaaaaacaacacacacattaatttgTATACAAAAGCAGTtaatatattcatattcatttaccttaataacaataaaaaaatgtagttTCTCACATATAGTCAACAGTACATTGTTTAGCTCTACAGAGCTGGTTATGGGTGTATCTCAACATCTCTTAATGTCCTACACTAAATCATAACTGCTTTTCACAAAAGCAGTACTGTACTgctgtttttgttgattttgcTAAAACCTATTACTCTGTCATCCTAATTAATAAACTGAGTAACCTAGGCTTCTCAGAGCGCTGTCTAGTCTGGTTTAGAAACTCATCTGACCACATACAATGCATCAAATCTGAACGCCTGCTGTCCACACCTCTCTGGTGGTATCATTGGTCTTCCTCAGGGTTCGATTCTTGGACAGATCCTGTCTTCCGTGTGTATTAATAATGTTGTGCCTAGAGCCGGTAACCTTTTTCTGATCTCACTATCCTGTATACAACAGGCAAGATACTGTTTAATTTGCTTTTCATCATTTAACATAGCTTTATTAATAACATCCAATATGCCTAATCTGACCTCCATTCACTGCTTAATACCAAAACCCAAAATATATGCTTTATAATTGGAGCATACCACATAAACCCTGCTGCTAAACATCTTCACCTTCAATGGGACTGAGTAGGGGTATGTCAAAACTTACAAATATATTGACACTTCGCTTGATTTCTCAATCTCATTTAATACACATATCATCCACCTTCAGTCTAAAGGTATCTCCATAAATGGTTTCCGACTCCAACAAATCATCCTTTACACCTTTAAAAATGAATCATACTTCCTTTGGTTAACAGTGAATTTAGTTTGGCTTTTCTGTCTCACCTCACTCGTTAATAATAAACTGAACAAGCTGCTATCAGATAATTACACCTACTAAATCCCACAAAACaatgtgtggttgtcccactgtattttgtgtcattaaatgtatttctttgtctATTCCTTGTATAGAGTGTAAAATCTGTtgatttgtatttctttattttatactatttatgttatgtgtgttgtctgtttgCAAATTAATGCATTTTGACAATTTGTCATTAAAAATCTGAATTGGTTCAAAcctaataatgttttatttatttttttacaaaatctACATAGCCTTTGTGtgttaaacaaaatacacataTTCTGAATGTATGAACAAGAACACACAAATATGGTGGCAAAAACTAAAAGAGTAACCTGTGCCTCCTGGCACACACAACTCAAGTTATTAACAgtgacacacaaaaataaacaacaacccCAAAATAACTCTCCACTTTCCTCAGTGAATTATGATTATCTCAGTAGCTCTTTAGAATCTTTCTTGCTCTCCCTTAGTAAATTATGTTTAAATCTCTCTGGCTTTTAAGTATACTCTTAAGAGGGCCGTGCCCTCCACTGCATGGTTGCAACTGAGTTCACCACTGTGAATGTACTGATGTGACCCTTGGCGATTAAAGAGATACTGAACTAATGacgctgtctgtgtgttggtgtgttggtcTGGTTTGAACATAGTAGGCCTTGTTTGACAGGTTAATGTGACACTGAACATGTTTGCTTCAATAAATCATTTTAGATACTGTTTGTCCAATGGGTTtaaccaatttaaaatgatctCTGGGCAACATTGAACTACATTCAAAAGATATGTTTTAAGTGTGTTTCTCATTTTAAAAACTTTGTGTCTACTGTAACCGAAATCCGCATTCTTGggtggaaaaacaacaacagcgttTTTGACATTACCTAGTATCCCGGTAGACAGACTGGCTTTTAATGTCAGTCCGTTATTCACGGACACCTTACACGAAGTACTACATATCCCATAAGCGACTATTTTATTGACGTAATTTCTCTGCGCCTAGTGGTGAGTTGACTTAAAAAAGAAGGTAAGAAGACATCTTACTCTATTTTAACCAAGTGAATTTCTATTTAGTGCAAATGCTCATGTGGGTAATCTGCTTTAACTGTCTCCGATTTGATTTGAGTAGCATATTAATAGTTTCTCTTGTCGCGTTGGAATCTAAAACtggttaactagctagctaactagcaacCGTTAGCTGCTGGCTTAAACTAGTGGTAACGTTAAGATACCTAGCTGTCTCGCTAATCGTAACTttgttagcttgttagctagtaGTTGTCATATACTAGTATACTAAGGACCTGCCGTTATTCTTAATAAAGTTGCAGCTGTTCATGTTTTCATAGAACTATAACGTTCATCGTACCTACATTATGTCGCCAGTTTTTAAAGCGAACGCGCTAGTTATCTGTGGAATAAATAACCTATTATTGATAGACGTTGGCAATGAGCTACACAGAAACGGTAGCTAGCAAATCCTGCTTTTGTTATCCTTGCAAGAGTTGCCCAAGTCAGGGCCACGTCGTACACATAATTAACGTTTTTCAAAAATACAGTTCTGATAATACTTTGCAACTATTTTCAAATATGAACTATAGCCCTTACACCACCAAATAGCAAGTCAAGAAGAGAGTAGTGTACAGACATTTTGGTGGTACATTTTAGGTACGGTATTcactaattattttctttgaaattaTATGTCAACGTTTTTAAACCACATATGGCCTTTATGTTTTGTTATCAAGTTAATGtatatgttaaaatgttattaatttgcatatattatgggcataataatgtaataaatcaGTGTGAAATTACTCTGTCCAATGAGCTCTTTGACCCCCAAAGACAGTTTGAAACTACCCCCTTGTTTACTCATGCTTTCTCCCCCCCAATATATACAACATTATTCATGTTTGATTGATTTCACCTAGAATATTAAATAcacatagaaatgttttttaccCTCATTTTTTAACAGTTTAATTTTGTCACTGGTGAGTTTAAATTGCCCTGGTAAATGATAATCTCAACAaacttcaaatgttttctattcaaTGGAGTACACTAAGTAGACAGCCTTCTTTCCCATGTGTCTTATGTAGTTGCATAGCAGTGTGTTTTATCCAAACTGATATCCTCTATACCAGCTATGATAAACACTTTTTTGTCTTGCATCCATTTCAACccccattgttttttttgtgtccaGGAGAAAGTGATTTGCCTAGGTAATCATAAATATAGTGTCTGTTTATATTGGAAATCAATTGTGAGGGGGCAATTAGTTGACAGATTCACCACTTCTGAAATTCAGCCTAATTAGGGCTGAAACAATCAATATTTCAATACTTGTTAGTGTTGTAGGAAAGAAACTAAACATAAAGTGGGTTTTACTTTAGGGAATCAGCCCTAATATTGAGATGGGTGTGGTTTGAGCCTCACTGGCCACAGTTGggtaaataattgttttggcGATAGTGCTGCTGAACATATAGAACAGAAAATCTAAGGGGTCAGGGAGGATCAAAACTGAATATTAAGTAATGTTTTCACTAATAGGGGCGTGACCTTATCACATTTAatacctttgtttgcaaattgCTAAAGTATTTTCCTTTGTCAGGATTTTCAACGTCTGGTCTCCTGGCCCTGAAGATTACTGCCGTCACGCTCACCATGACCAAGCTACTAGAGTGGGTGTTCGGCATCATGATAGTAGGGGCTGCATGGGCCCTTGTGACTTTTGACCTTCTGGATTTAAGGCTCCCGGAGGCCTACAGGCAGGTGGCCTGGCCCATGCCCGTGTACCTTCTGGTGGTGTTTGGCTGCTACTCGCTGGCCACTGTTGGATACAGGGTGGCCACCTTTAATGACTGTGAGGAGGCATCCATAGAACTACAGGCTCAAATACAGGAGGCCAAGGAGGACCtgaggagaaaagggctgaagcTGTGAAAAGATTCCAGAGATGATTATTGAATGACTGTGGTAGACACCGAAAAGACAGAATCCAACACATACATTAACACAAGCTCTTATCCTGGACcgtgttgttattttatttcagttccAACGTCCAAAGAGTGCAGAAAGTCTATAAACCCCTGAAGGTTCTTGCTGAGTTACATAGGCATTTGGATGCTGCAGTGTCTTTTGGATTCACTCTTTACAGATGGACTGCATTACCATTCTGCTGACTTGTCCATCCTCCATTACTGACAGCATTATCCATTACCCATTTTGAAAGTCTGCATcttcaaatgttgttttcctgTGATCTTGTTTCCtagtagaaaaaaaaatgaataggcCTAATAGGGCTTTTGATTTTAACTGGTTGAATATTAACTGCTCATAGaaatttattttgtatacatAGCTGCGAATAATTATTTTGGGTTTAATCCAGTAACATCAAGGGAACCTGGGTAAAGACATGAAATGTTTGTAGTTTCATGAAAACCATATAAAGGGCACTTTGTGCACTGTTTAGGAAATAGACGAGAGCCTTTAGGAATGTAACACAGTCACATTATTGTTCTCTGATGAAGTGCAGGTCATTGTGAAATGTCGTCTAATGAAAGCCAAGGGTCACATGGATACAGATCTGCACTAGAAACTAGTTTTTGCCAccaaaatgtcaaacatttgCTGTGAAGTTAATTTATCAATGGAGTGGAGATTCAATTGTTGATTGCGTCGGCTATTTTTTGTTCAAGAAGCGCACATTCCAATCTAATTTTTCAGACTTGTGTCCGGAGGCGGTTGCAACTTAATAAAGAGTCgctatttttcccaaaactctgtctgtgtttccctggatgtgtgtttgatGAACATCTCTATCTCAACATATGCCTcggcttattttttttttttttacttaaaccACAAAATGAATGGCTATGTACAGTCATTTTCTTTGGTTAGAAAAACTTTCTTATACAGCATTTGGAAACATAACAGAAGCAGTTATGTTTCTCTTTTAGATTTCAGCTGAGTTATATAGGAGAAAATGTATAGCGCAGAACAAATCTGATGTTTTTGGCATCAAGCTTCTCTTCTTTTGTAGTCAGGCTAAAATGGCTGCCTTTGCTCATTTTCAGTGAGCCCTGCTGTGAACTAAACAAAGGACAGCACTGGCAAAGGCATCATTACAGGATTTAAAACCCCTCATAACTTAACAATaaaggcaaaataaaaatgttttcccccaGACCTAGTGTTAGCTCTGTCCATGTGCCTGACTGGCGTGGGATCAAGCTCCCTTTTCCTACCCCCTGTTGATCTGTAGCAAGCTGCTTCGACAGAGTGCTGACTGACTCAATGATGAAAAGGAACCTGTGATATACCACAGAAAAGACAGACCTCTTTAGTCTGGCAGATTTGCACTTTCCACTCATAACAACATTAATTTGTAACTTGTTACCTGTTTTCTTCCTTAATCTGTGTGAAACTGCTTTGATTGTTAGCCTATTTGCTGATACAGTATTGTATTAAATGTGGCTTTGGACAAACAGATTAGAccaatatctgacagacctgtAAGACTCCCGACAGAGATGGGCAGTCTTTCTGAAATTCATGTTTTAAATACTTTTCACTTTGGGTTTGGGTTTGCCTGGGGGTCCCACCTGTGGGCGATGCAATTTGCAAACATATATCAAATATGGTTGTGTTGCGTCATGATTCCTTAGCGAATCCTTTTGGCGGCTTGGGTGCTTTCCTGGTTGAGCGAACAGTGTGATgacaaccaaaaggaaaacagaTGTGTCTTGGGAAGACGTCATGAAATCAACTGCCCCGGGTACACTGGGAGTTGCTCCAATAAGCTGGGTTTAATCACAGATtggataaaagaaaaaaaaaaacagaattatgttaattttgttttgtgatcATTTAGTACAGAGCGTAACACCAAGTCATTAAAGTTGATAAACAATTAAAGAGCACAAGGTATAGcaactaaaatatatttaaatgcagTTTGAGAATATTGTTGAGcttatacaaatacaaatatgttttttatttagaaaataagccggtttaagtttaaaaaaacagtGACCCCAAATACGCTACAATTTGGGgtcattgtttttgaaagaaaagctaattttTGTCCATTGAATTAACATCAAATTGaccagaaataaaatataaacacttaatgttgtaaatgactattataGCTGGAACGGCAGATTTTcagtggaatatctacatagacgCCCATTATCAGCATCCATAAATCCTGTCTTCCAATGGAATGTTGTGCttactaatccaagtttatcatttttaaagactaactgatcattacaaaacactttttcaattatgttagtacagctgaaaactgttgttcgtatcaaataagcaataaaactgttcttTAGGCTAATTGCATAAGCAAACCCATAAGCAAATCTGTGTTTGATTAAAGGCagaaaatggccagaaacaaagaaccttcttctgaaactcatcagtctattcttgttatgaaaaatggaagccattctatgtaagaaattgccaagaaactgaaaaacTCATACAACTCTGTGTACTACACCCTTCACAGAACATTGCAAACTAGCTCTAAACAGAATAgaaaaggagtgggaggccctggtgcacaactgagcaagaggacaaatacattactgTCTAGATTGAGGAACAGACGCCTCATATGTCTTCAGCTGGCAGCTTttttaaatagtacccgcaaaacacaaGTCTCAACATCAATAGTGAGGCAACTCTGAGATGTTGACCTTCTAAGCAGAGTTGCGAAGAAAAAGCAatttctcagactggccaataacaagaaaagattaagataggGGTAACAGAACACAGTCACTGGACAGATGAAGAttagaaaccagaaaaggaaccaggcaagcctagttctgccagcttgcaattagaagggatgaatgttgttgtcccatGCTGGTTTCGATCCGTGGCTTTTCAATggggcagactgtgtctttaaccattacgctatttaaaccgTTGGTAGTGTTGGACTGCTGTGCAAAGGCaaaaggtcagtcagtcactcactcactcagtaagagacatttgctcatcttggctggctccgctcaCGCGGTCCTGcaaaatgtgttatggacagacaaatctaagtgtGCGTTCATGCAGACCAAAAGAAAAGATACTGGAGTACTGCTTGACGCCATGTATCAAGCATGTGATGGTCTGTGGGTGCTTtgatggtggtaaagtgggaggtttgtacagggtaaaatcGATCTTGAAGATGGAAGGCTATCActtgttgtgggagcagcttaacagtatggtacgtaagaaatGACTGTCAAGACAATCTAACTTGTGGGAGGTTCTCCAGGAAGCATGGGGTTACATCTCTTCAGAttaaagtttgaaggacacaatatttaaatgaaaactcattatttcctattcatttagctatatttcctattcaaactcatttcatgtacaGTTAGTtacggaaatatttggacactgacacaatattaataattttggctctgtatgccaccacagtggatttgaaatcaaataacCAAGATTCAATTGAAGtgtagactttcagctttaattcaagggttgaacaaaaatattgtatgaaatgtttaggaattgcaaccattttcatacacagtccccttatttcaggggctcaaatgtaattggacaaatttacacaatcatgaataaaatgttcatttttaattttttgtcACAAGGCCGTTGCCATGAagtcaacattgggggggacCAAATCAGCCGGGGGCCTGGgggttgagaatcctttgcaggcaatggctgcttgaagtctggaacgtatggacatcaccaaacactgggtttcctcctttatgATGGGCCTTTGGCCTTTACTGCAAATGTCTTCAGTTGTTATGTGtctgtgggtctttctgccttatgttttgtattcagcaagtgaaatgcggGCTTAATTGGGTTGAGAGCAGGTGATTGATTGTACATTTGGGTGCAGGGGGGGCGATTGTGGCAAGAGATTTGAAAGTCCTCCCTCGAAGAAATTGTAATATACAGTGCCGtgaaaaagtattcagacccctgaccaattctctcaaATGACTgtattacaaatggtacattgaaatgtagttctttgatattttatttgaaaacacttAAACTCAAAGTTTCACATTGGTTTTTATGTtggcaaatatttttaaaacaaaaattacactgctcaaaaaggttatgggaacacgtaatcatcacgtAATCCTCAgagtataacaccaagttaaTTAAACTCCAGGGATATcattctgtccagttaggaagcaaaagggattgtgaatcaatgtcacctgttttggtggaaattaaagtgacaacaggtgcaccggagaggcaacagcaaaacGACCCCCAATATacaaatggttttgcaggtggtcgCCACAGATAATCgctttctccttatccttcctgactgattcttctctagttttgcattttgctagtttctttgtcactactggtagcatgaggtggtacctgcagcccattcaggttgcacaggcagtgcAGCTCCTCCAGGAGGGCACATTCATACGTGCCGTTGCAAGAAAGTTTGTTCTcctagtacagtctcaagacCATAGAGGAGataaagttgtgctcaaaagtttgcatacccttagagaattagtaatatatgtaccatttgtaaagaaaacatgagtgaacaggcaaaacatttatttttttcacatttaattgtatgtcataacagaatggcgcaatcataaaacaaaacatggcaacaaagaaaaaagtaactgacccctgttcaaaagtctgcatacacttagttcttaatactgtgtatatccccctttagcatcaatgacagtgtgcagtcttttgtaatagctgtcTATGAGGCCGCAAATTCTTGCAGATGGTATACCTgctcattcgtcttggcaaaatgcctccaggtcacgCAAAACCTTTGGTTGTCTTCCATGAACCGcgtgtttgagatctccccagagtggctcgattgattttaaggtcaggagactgacctTAAaatcactccagaaccttctcctttttctgtcAATGTAATGCTTTCTGCCATACTCCAGATGTACCTTCAGAGCAAAGCTTCTTTCTTGCCCTCTCATCAAATTTCCTAGTGTTTTGCTGAGCTGATTATTCTCCCAGACATTAAACTCTgcagctccttcaaagtgattgcTGTCCTCTGTCAGGTATATCTCACAAGTCTCCTTGTTTGAGCATTATGTTTTCAGGCACAATCTTTTCTTTGGCAATGCCTGGGTAGTTTGATGCTGGTTCATCCTCCCGATTACTGATCTACCTTTCGTCACCTGGGAGAGCTAAATATTTGGATAGTATACCTTTTCCCTAAGTTTAGTTCTGTCGAATGCTCTTTAGCCTATTTCGTTCAGATTCACAGCCAGGCAATAGCTGTTTGTTTTATCATTAGAAAAAGTGATAGCAACTTTAGTGGTTTTACAAGAGAAGGCCAATGATAATGCAATTGTATCCTCGTTAGCGcattttctttcatctgtgtaaTCTAGGAGTTTCAACAGCACAGGGGTTGAATAATTACGGAAGTAATACTTTTCAGActtatttttcttacaaatatttccgccctcccgtgggctcaccacccacaggagggaccataaggggccggtgcgaagaggatcgggcggcagtcgaaggcaggggcctaggcaacccgatctctggacacggaaactagctctagggacgtggaatgtcacctcgctggcggggaaggagcctgagttagtgcgtgaggttgagaggttccgattagaggtagtcgggatcacctctatgcacggcttgggctctggaaccacactccttgagagaggatggactcttcaccactctggagttgcccatggtgagaggcggcgggctggtgtgggtttgcttatagctccccagctctgccgccatgtgttggagtttacccctgtgaacgagagggttgtttccctgcgcctacgggtcggggataggtttctcactgttgtttgtgcctacgggccgaacggcagtgcagagtacccaaccttcttggagtctctgggaggggtgctggaaagtgctccgactggggactctattgttctactgggggacttcaacgcccacgtgggcaacgacagtgacacctggaggggtgtgattgggaggaacggcccccctgatctgaacccgagtagtgttcagttattggacttctgtgctagtcacagtttgtccataacgaacaccatgttcaagcataagggtgtccatcagtgcacgtggcaccaggacaccctaggccgcaggtcgatgatcgactttgttgtcgtctcatctgacctgcggtcgtatgtcttggacactcgggtgaagagaggggcggagctgtcaactgatcaccacctggtggtgagttggatccgatggcgggggaggaagctggacagactcggcaggcccaagcgtactgtaagggtctgctgggaacgtctggccgagtctcctgtcagagagatctttaactcccacctccggcagagcttcgactggatcccgagggaggctggagatattgagtccgagtggaccatgttctccaccgccattgtcaaagcggccgctcggagctgtggccgtaaggtctccggtgcctgtcgaggcggcaatccccgaacccggtggtggacaccggaagtaagggatgccgtcaagctgaagaaggagtcctatcaggcctggttggcttgtgggactcctgacacagctgacgggtaccgacaggccaagcgggctgcagcccgggtggttgtggaagcaaaaacttgggcctgggaggagttcggtgaggccatggagaaggactatcggctggcctcgaagagattctggcaaaccatccggcgcctcaggagagggaaacagtgccctaccaacgctgtttacagtagaggtgggcagctgttgacctcaactgaggatgtcgtcgggcggtggaaggagtacttcgaggatctcctcaatcccgctgtcacttcttccattgaggaagcagaggatgagggctcagaggtggactcgtccaacacccgggctgaagtcactgaggtggtcaagaaactcctcggtggcaaggcaccgggggtggatgagatccgccctgagtacctcaagtctctggatgttgtggggctgtcatggttgacacgcctgtgcaacatcgcgtggcggtcggggacagtgcctctgggatggcagaccggggtggtggtccctctttttaagaagggggaccggagggtgtgttccaactatagggggatcacacttctcagcctccccgggaaagtctatgccagggttctggagaggagaatacggccgatagtagaacctcggattcaggaggaacagtgtggttttcgtccgggccgtggaacactggaccagctctataccctctacggggtgttggagggttcatgggagtttgcccaaccaatccacatgtgttttgtggatttggagaaggcatttgactgtgtccctcgcggcatcttgtggagggtgcttggggaatatggggtcctgggtcctttgctaagggctgtcaggtccctgtacaaccgaagcaggagcttggtccgcattgccggcagtaagtcagacttgttcccagtgcatgt
Encoded here:
- the dpm3 gene encoding dolichol-phosphate mannosyltransferase subunit 3, coding for MTKLLEWVFGIMIVGAAWALVTFDLLDLRLPEAYRQVAWPMPVYLLVVFGCYSLATVGYRVATFNDCEEASIELQAQIQEAKEDLRRKGLKL